A region from the Thermanaeromonas toyohensis ToBE genome encodes:
- the argS gene encoding arginine--tRNA ligase, translated as MNIVQEMKTRLARALLEAAASARAAGEVAYDELPTFVLEVPREKEHGDFAANIAFVLARQARRSPRELAEILVRHLPRPLPGVAKVEVAGPGFINFTLEETWALPVLPAVLAEDHYYGWSNIGQGEKVQVEFVSANPTGLLHMGNARGAALGDVIANLLTATGHEVTREFYINDAGNQIENFGLSLEARYLQAFGIKAEIPEEGYHGRDLIDTVQRFIEQEGDKYLHGDPVERREALTRFALQEKLAAIKKVLEDFGVYYDVWFSERSLHESGAVAQVIEDLKERGYIYERDGALWFKSTAFGEEKDEVLVRQNGVPTYFAADIAYHRNKFERGFKRIINIWGADHHGHVGRLKSALAALGYDPSKLEIVLMQLVRLFQGGEILRMSKRTGQYVTLEELLEEVGRDAARFFFVMLKPDSHLDFDLDLARSQTAENPVYYVQYAHARICSILRLAKERGLEVPSPQEVDLNLLKHPAELALVKKIAELPEVVAGAARALEPHRLTRYAQELAALFHTFYTHCRVLADEEALRGPRLILVQATRITLRNVLHLLGISAPERM; from the coding sequence GTGAACATAGTCCAAGAGATGAAAACGCGGCTGGCCCGGGCCTTGCTGGAGGCCGCGGCCAGTGCTAGGGCAGCCGGCGAGGTGGCTTACGACGAGCTGCCCACTTTTGTGCTTGAAGTACCTAGGGAAAAGGAGCATGGCGATTTTGCTGCCAACATAGCCTTTGTGCTGGCTCGCCAGGCCCGCCGTTCTCCCCGGGAGCTGGCGGAAATCTTAGTGCGGCACCTGCCCCGCCCTTTGCCTGGGGTGGCCAAGGTGGAGGTGGCTGGTCCAGGCTTCATCAATTTTACTTTAGAGGAAACCTGGGCCCTTCCAGTATTGCCGGCTGTGCTGGCCGAGGATCACTACTATGGCTGGTCCAATATCGGCCAAGGGGAGAAGGTCCAGGTGGAGTTTGTAAGCGCCAATCCCACAGGACTTTTGCACATGGGCAATGCTCGGGGCGCAGCTTTAGGGGATGTCATTGCTAATTTGCTTACTGCTACTGGTCACGAGGTGACTCGCGAGTTCTATATTAACGATGCTGGAAACCAAATTGAAAACTTCGGACTTTCCCTGGAAGCCCGTTATCTTCAAGCCTTCGGTATAAAGGCTGAAATACCGGAGGAAGGATACCACGGCCGCGACCTTATCGATACGGTTCAGCGTTTTATTGAGCAAGAAGGGGATAAGTACCTCCATGGGGACCCGGTTGAGCGCCGGGAAGCTCTGACCCGTTTTGCTTTACAGGAGAAATTGGCCGCTATAAAGAAGGTGCTGGAGGATTTCGGGGTTTACTACGACGTATGGTTTAGCGAGCGCAGCCTTCATGAATCTGGAGCTGTAGCCCAGGTGATAGAGGATCTTAAGGAACGGGGTTATATTTACGAAAGGGACGGTGCCTTGTGGTTTAAAAGTACAGCCTTTGGCGAGGAGAAGGATGAGGTGCTGGTACGCCAGAACGGGGTACCTACCTATTTCGCGGCCGATATAGCCTATCATCGTAATAAGTTCGAGCGGGGTTTTAAGCGCATTATCAACATCTGGGGTGCTGATCACCACGGGCATGTAGGGCGCTTAAAGAGCGCTCTGGCTGCCCTGGGGTATGATCCGAGTAAACTGGAGATAGTCCTCATGCAGCTTGTCCGGCTTTTCCAGGGGGGAGAAATCTTACGCATGTCCAAGCGCACCGGCCAATACGTCACCTTGGAGGAGCTCCTGGAAGAGGTCGGGCGGGATGCAGCGCGTTTCTTTTTTGTTATGCTTAAACCAGATAGCCACCTGGATTTTGACCTGGATCTAGCCCGTTCCCAGACAGCTGAAAATCCTGTATACTATGTACAGTATGCCCATGCCCGTATCTGCAGCATCCTGCGCCTGGCTAAGGAGCGGGGCTTAGAAGTGCCTTCCCCCCAAGAAGTGGATTTAAACCTGCTAAAGCATCCGGCGGAGCTTGCGCTGGTTAAAAAGATCGCTGAGTTACCGGAGGTTGTGGCGGGCGCTGCCCGGGCGCTAGAACCCCACCGGTTAACTCGCTATGCCCAAGAGCTGGCCGCCCTCTTCCATACGTTTTATACCCACTGCCGGGTCCTAGCTGATGAAGAGGCTTTGCGGGGACCGCGGCTTATATTAGTACAGGCTACGCGTATTACTTTGCGTAATGTGTTGCACCTATTAGGTATCAGTGCACCTGAGAGGATGTAG
- a CDS encoding DUF1934 domain-containing protein: MKKEVLLKVKGTQTTDWGEQSSIEFITAGQLFSREDHFYILYNESSLAGMEGITTSLKVERTRVTLNRMGRTEYKATFEEGVLSDGFYVTPYGILRLTILPSKVEVDLTEAGGSINLEYELQLEDEKVSNNQLEITVSSL, translated from the coding sequence GTGAAAAAAGAGGTGCTGCTTAAAGTCAAGGGCACCCAGACTACGGATTGGGGGGAACAGAGTTCCATTGAATTCATCACGGCGGGTCAGCTCTTCAGCCGCGAGGATCATTTTTACATCCTGTATAATGAATCCAGCCTGGCTGGTATGGAAGGCATCACTACTTCCCTTAAAGTAGAGCGCACGCGAGTTACCTTAAACCGTATGGGCCGGACTGAGTACAAGGCTACCTTTGAAGAAGGGGTTCTAAGCGATGGATTCTACGTCACCCCTTATGGTATCTTACGCCTCACTATCCTTCCTTCTAAGGTAGAAGTTGACTTGACAGAGGCAGGGGGAAGTATTAATCTAGAATATGAATTGCAGCTGGAAGACGAAAAGGTGAGCAATAACCAGCTGGAGATTACTGTAAGTTCTTTATAG